From uncultured Bacteroides sp., a single genomic window includes:
- a CDS encoding flavodoxin domain-containing protein: protein MFLKLSIIYFSKNGHTKEMAEVIANGMKSVQGIEVGIFDLEHVDDEFLAESKAVVFGTPTYYANTCWQIKKWFDESRNYKLEGKIGAVFATADYAQGGADTAILTIINHLMVKGMLVYSGGSALGHPYIHLGAVALKENFEQSKPMFEVFGKRIATKAIELFASETV, encoded by the coding sequence ATGTTTTTAAAACTATCAATAATATATTTCAGCAAAAACGGTCATACCAAAGAGATGGCCGAAGTAATAGCCAATGGAATGAAAAGTGTTCAAGGTATTGAAGTAGGAATCTTCGATCTGGAACATGTTGATGATGAATTTCTGGCAGAAAGTAAAGCTGTAGTATTCGGAACACCAACCTATTATGCAAATACTTGCTGGCAGATAAAGAAATGGTTCGATGAGTCGAGAAACTACAAGCTGGAAGGCAAGATCGGTGCTGTTTTTGCTACTGCTGATTATGCCCAGGGTGGCGCGGATACTGCTATTCTAACTATCATAAACCATTTAATGGTGAAAGGTATGCTGGTATATTCAGGTGGTTCCGCTCTTGGTCATCCATATATTCACTTAGGTGCTGTTGCTCTGAAAGAGAATTTTGAGCAAAGCAAACCAATGTTTGAGGTCTTTGGGAAACGTATTGCGACCAAAGCCATTGAATTATTTGCTTCTGAAACTGTATAA
- a CDS encoding helix-turn-helix transcriptional regulator, with translation MNNTIRVERAIKKMTQQQLAVSVQVSRQTINAIELGKYIPSTVLSLKIASVFEKRVDDIFQLEENDWK, from the coding sequence ATGAATAATACGATAAGAGTGGAAAGGGCAATAAAAAAAATGACACAACAGCAATTGGCTGTGAGCGTACAAGTAAGTAGACAAACAATTAACGCTATTGAATTAGGAAAATATATCCCATCGACAGTATTATCGCTTAAAATAGCCAGCGTTTTTGAAAAACGTGTTGATGATATATTCCAGTTGGAAGAAAATGATTGGAAATAA
- a CDS encoding pentapeptide repeat-containing protein: MIATSIFSIIIIFLIYFLAKFSMAKYFTKKKESFNPSQNNYLPYLGFSLIFAAFSSLNPSTNMEILNLIIQLYNYIFKTSFSLIDTDISIYSIIVYIIFCFAILSIIALEYRNKHLQTKTAFEKQKEEYKTINTIKFPDQTIHESPFFELRIKELFELKYKRQDLQLKELISQDTNKILYGTYEDDFNTIVKIIYCDSKSISLITSFKIKEIQEYLTNEIFKKTKCDDTKKTIAHYYYISSIAKFESSTNNIKCLTEDEFIKGLIDFNYYLKKKITNYKNDKLFSAISEQEKRKTLAETFIEPAYIIGENKKASITLYKYISEWINNTNENKHLAILGDYGMGKTSFAKYLTYRLSENILSGNSFSRFPVYISLTNCSPMHGGISKNIKSFVAEYLGVDYALFNKLVEKGKILFILDAYDEMGFIGTNQQRFKQFNEIWQLATKNNKIVFTGRPSYFPTEFELKKTLALPEEGYEIVQTQPYAEKLTLKPLDDKRMQLYIEKYYQQKATIYFRWIKSNKSLYELCKRPSMMHIIREMLEDLYNSKDNYHMSAGYVIKRYINYWINRQESKKIQSAFEGTSAKKEDFIVTFFTKLAVEFYLSDKLKISSEDILNKITEEIRYRNLPILENIESKEGFCLEILTGYFIERDGDDYKFVHKSFFEFFIASKIKELIKQNKFNDPLMLKSWSLEVMDFIYDVIPENKKENKNIPALLSLANNHVVASIKLSLFKLETLMFKYLIYIYVYLLFTQIILVIKDKIVGVETNKDMSIPLSIIGILIIFTFIMIFGVLKVYKCNQFTEKALILGISKNEKCTYKYMKYILARPSLTINISNIELNKIYTRILIPNKFTDSNLENISFSQCKYNSIRFFNSTLTKIKFMQTEVSSLEISDCQLKDIDFSELRFKKSPIIIRIIYRYIIILRHINNILFKKDKKLLKIKSLFTEQYSIKKIKLSSVELDEISLKSLYTCILSNNISLTKECLFLDKDITRRIEELRK; the protein is encoded by the coding sequence ATGATTGCAACTTCAATATTCTCTATCATTATTATTTTTCTAATATATTTCCTTGCCAAGTTTTCGATGGCAAAATACTTCACTAAAAAAAAAGAGAGCTTTAATCCAAGCCAAAACAACTACCTCCCTTACTTAGGTTTTAGTCTTATTTTTGCTGCATTTTCATCTTTAAATCCAAGTACAAATATGGAAATATTAAACTTGATAATTCAGCTATACAACTACATTTTTAAAACAAGTTTTTCTTTAATAGATACAGACATAAGTATCTATAGTATTATAGTATATATTATATTTTGTTTTGCTATTTTATCTATAATAGCTCTAGAATACAGAAATAAACATTTACAAACAAAAACTGCTTTTGAAAAACAAAAAGAAGAATATAAAACAATAAATACAATAAAATTTCCTGATCAAACAATTCATGAAAGTCCTTTCTTTGAATTAAGAATAAAAGAATTATTTGAATTAAAATATAAAAGACAAGATTTACAACTAAAAGAGTTAATAAGTCAAGATACTAACAAAATACTATATGGTACTTACGAAGATGACTTCAACACAATTGTTAAGATTATATACTGCGATAGTAAATCCATTTCTTTAATAACATCTTTTAAAATAAAAGAAATACAAGAATATCTTACTAATGAGATATTTAAAAAAACAAAATGTGATGACACAAAAAAAACAATAGCACATTACTATTATATTAGTAGCATTGCGAAATTCGAATCATCCACAAATAATATAAAATGTCTTACTGAAGATGAATTTATTAAAGGACTTATAGATTTTAACTATTATCTCAAAAAAAAAATAACTAATTATAAAAACGACAAGCTATTTTCAGCAATATCTGAACAAGAAAAAAGAAAAACTCTAGCTGAAACATTTATTGAACCAGCTTATATAATAGGAGAAAATAAAAAGGCATCAATAACATTGTATAAATATATATCAGAATGGATAAATAATACAAATGAAAATAAACATTTAGCAATTTTAGGAGATTATGGAATGGGGAAAACCTCATTTGCAAAATATTTAACATATAGATTATCAGAAAACATTTTATCAGGGAATTCTTTTTCTCGCTTTCCTGTATATATTTCGTTAACAAATTGTTCACCAATGCACGGAGGTATATCTAAAAATATAAAATCATTTGTTGCCGAATATTTAGGAGTAGATTATGCATTATTTAATAAACTTGTAGAAAAGGGGAAAATTTTATTTATTTTGGACGCATATGACGAAATGGGATTTATAGGAACAAATCAACAAAGATTTAAGCAATTTAATGAAATATGGCAATTAGCAACAAAAAACAATAAAATTGTATTTACAGGGCGTCCATCATACTTCCCCACTGAATTTGAACTAAAAAAGACCTTAGCACTACCAGAAGAAGGCTATGAAATTGTTCAAACACAACCATATGCTGAGAAACTAACACTTAAGCCACTAGACGACAAAAGAATGCAGCTATATATTGAAAAGTATTATCAACAAAAAGCAACAATTTACTTCAGATGGATTAAAAGTAATAAAAGCTTATATGAACTTTGCAAACGTCCTTCAATGATGCATATTATTCGAGAAATGTTAGAGGATTTATACAATAGTAAAGATAATTATCATATGTCTGCTGGATATGTAATCAAGAGGTATATTAACTATTGGATTAATAGACAAGAAAGTAAAAAAATTCAATCTGCATTCGAAGGTACATCTGCAAAAAAAGAAGATTTTATAGTAACTTTCTTCACAAAATTAGCAGTCGAGTTTTACTTATCTGATAAGCTAAAAATATCTAGCGAAGATATATTAAATAAAATAACAGAGGAAATTAGATATAGAAATCTTCCAATTTTAGAAAACATTGAATCAAAAGAAGGCTTTTGCTTAGAAATATTAACAGGATATTTCATTGAGCGGGATGGAGATGATTATAAATTTGTACATAAATCCTTTTTTGAATTCTTTATAGCTTCAAAAATAAAGGAATTAATAAAACAAAACAAATTTAATGATCCATTAATGTTAAAATCATGGAGCTTAGAAGTTATGGATTTCATCTATGATGTAATTCCAGAAAATAAGAAAGAAAATAAAAATATACCAGCTTTACTGAGCTTAGCAAATAACCATGTTGTAGCATCAATAAAACTTTCTTTATTCAAACTTGAAACTTTAATGTTTAAATATCTAATATACATATATGTATATTTATTATTCACACAAATAATACTTGTTATAAAAGATAAAATAGTTGGAGTTGAAACAAATAAAGATATGAGTATACCTTTAAGTATTATTGGCATCCTTATAATATTTACTTTTATAATGATTTTTGGAGTGCTAAAAGTTTATAAGTGCAATCAATTTACAGAAAAAGCTTTAATATTAGGAATAAGTAAAAATGAGAAATGCACATATAAATATATGAAATACATATTAGCTAGGCCATCTCTTACAATAAATATTTCTAATATAGAGCTAAATAAAATATATACAAGAATTCTTATACCAAATAAATTTACAGATTCAAATCTAGAAAATATCTCTTTCTCACAGTGTAAATATAATAGTATTAGATTTTTCAATTCAACGTTAACGAAAATAAAGTTTATGCAAACTGAAGTATCATCATTAGAAATCAGTGATTGTCAACTAAAAGATATTGATTTTTCTGAGTTAAGATTCAAGAAATCACCCATAATTATTAGAATAATTTACAGATACATAATTATCCTACGACACATAAATAATATTTTATTTAAGAAAGATAAAAAGCTTCTAAAAATAAAATCGTTATTTACTGAACAATATTCAATTAAGAAAATCAAATTATCTTCTGTTGAGTTAGATGAAATAAGCCTTAAATCACTTTATACATGCATATTATCAAATAATATTAGCCTAACCAAAGAATGCTTATTTTTAGACAAAGATATTACAAGAAGAATTGAGGAATTGAGGAAATAA
- a CDS encoding metallophosphoesterase: MKSIRIFVYLLFLVLFYCCQNDDFTSLTNADESLDTTSVSTRCIKSGIKIAILSDIHVMDPSLLVKDGPAFQEYLTKDPKLLKFSAYMMQVTVSKIIAQKPDLVLIAGDLTKDGERISHEKVARMLRQFTSHGIKVVVTIGNHDVNNPEALRYNNDKTTPVSTVQASNIPCIYANYGFKNAICKDPNSLSYVNEPINGLWIITIDANKYYLNTGTIATGSGVIKPETMTWVKAQLAKAQSKGKVVIGMMHHGLIEHFQGQQMLDYGYVDDNSDSDVNELIDAGLKIILTGHYHATDITKREYNGKFIFDVETGSLVNYPCSYRMLSVVGNTYSFTPQYPTALMAHVGTITFDNYAKKFFSDHLDTYFSYLLLNKFGVLAPYNSIFAPFFKAGAMAHFVGDEVFPPELPTELAYLNAADPSGTLSWALNTIWTDINTPDNTVTINMQTGVAY, from the coding sequence ATGAAGTCTATACGTATTTTTGTCTATTTGCTTTTTTTAGTACTCTTTTATTGTTGTCAGAACGACGATTTTACTTCATTAACTAACGCAGATGAATCGCTCGATACAACATCCGTAAGTACTAGATGTATAAAGAGTGGAATTAAGATTGCTATTCTATCGGATATCCATGTAATGGATCCGTCACTGTTGGTAAAAGATGGTCCTGCTTTTCAGGAATATCTGACCAAAGATCCAAAGCTATTGAAATTTAGTGCTTATATGATGCAAGTTACCGTAAGTAAGATTATTGCTCAGAAACCAGATTTAGTACTGATTGCAGGAGACCTTACCAAAGATGGAGAAAGAATCAGCCATGAAAAAGTTGCCAGAATGCTTAGACAATTTACTTCACACGGAATTAAAGTTGTGGTTACTATTGGAAATCATGATGTGAATAATCCGGAAGCATTAAGATATAATAATGACAAAACCACTCCCGTCTCTACTGTACAGGCTAGTAATATACCTTGCATATATGCTAATTATGGCTTCAAAAATGCAATTTGCAAAGATCCGAATTCATTAAGCTATGTGAATGAACCTATTAATGGGCTTTGGATAATTACCATTGATGCTAACAAGTATTATTTAAATACAGGAACAATAGCCACGGGTAGCGGTGTTATTAAACCAGAAACAATGACATGGGTAAAAGCACAGTTGGCCAAAGCTCAAAGTAAGGGAAAGGTTGTAATAGGAATGATGCATCACGGCTTGATTGAGCATTTTCAGGGTCAGCAAATGCTTGATTACGGTTATGTGGATGACAATTCAGACAGCGATGTTAATGAATTGATAGATGCTGGATTGAAGATAATCCTCACCGGGCACTATCATGCTACTGATATTACCAAAAGAGAATACAACGGCAAATTTATTTTTGATGTAGAAACAGGTTCATTAGTTAATTATCCCTGTAGCTATCGAATGCTATCCGTTGTAGGAAATACTTATAGTTTTACGCCACAATATCCTACAGCCTTAATGGCTCATGTAGGTACAATTACGTTTGATAATTATGCAAAGAAATTCTTTTCAGATCACCTCGACACTTATTTTAGCTATCTATTATTGAATAAGTTTGGCGTACTGGCACCATATAATTCCATATTTGCACCATTCTTCAAAGCTGGCGCAATGGCTCACTTTGTAGGTGACGAAGTATTTCCTCCTGAATTACCTACCGAACTTGCTTATCTAAATGCTGCTGATCCATCCGGCACATTAAGCTGGGCTTTGAATACTATCTGGACTGATATAAATACACCGGACAATACCGTTACAATTAATATGCAAACGGGAGTTGCCTATTAA
- a CDS encoding DUF2027 domain-containing protein has product MKVGDKVRFLSEVGGGIVSGFVNKDIVNVEDEDGFEVPMPIRECVVIETDDYNLKRKPSDTSKSGSKEAKPETKVEAKIEAPQITSRPVETREGEALNVLLAYVPVDSKAISTTPFEAYLVNDSNYYIYYNYLNAEGKAWNSRSHGLIEPNTKLFLEEFTKDSLNELEHVAVQLIAFKDSKTFTLKPAVSIELRIDTVKFYKLHTFRESVYFEDPSLIYDIVKNNQPAKQMYVSAQEIEEALLAKKSVDRPVATPIVKKVIKNEVIEIDLHINELLDDTGNMSHKEILDYQLGKFREALEENKNNKGQKIVFIHGKGDGVLRKAILEELRYKYKTYQSQDASFKEYGFGATMVTIK; this is encoded by the coding sequence ATTAAAGTAGGTGATAAAGTGCGCTTCCTGAGCGAAGTAGGAGGCGGAATCGTATCAGGATTTGTAAATAAAGATATAGTAAATGTAGAAGATGAAGACGGATTTGAAGTACCAATGCCTATACGCGAATGCGTAGTTATTGAAACGGACGATTATAACTTAAAAAGAAAGCCCTCTGATACTTCTAAGTCTGGTTCCAAAGAAGCGAAACCCGAAACAAAGGTTGAAGCAAAGATTGAAGCACCTCAAATCACTTCCCGTCCGGTGGAAACCCGCGAAGGTGAAGCTTTGAATGTTCTTCTGGCATATGTTCCGGTTGACTCCAAGGCTATCTCCACCACTCCGTTCGAAGCTTATCTGGTAAACGACAGTAATTATTATATCTATTATAACTATCTCAATGCAGAAGGAAAAGCATGGAACAGTCGTTCGCACGGATTGATTGAGCCAAACACAAAACTCTTTCTGGAAGAGTTTACTAAAGACTCATTGAATGAACTTGAACATGTTGCCGTGCAACTAATAGCATTCAAAGATTCCAAAACATTTACCCTGAAACCGGCAGTAAGTATAGAGCTCCGCATTGACACCGTTAAGTTTTACAAGCTTCACACTTTCCGCGAATCAGTCTATTTTGAAGATCCATCCCTGATTTACGACATTGTAAAAAACAATCAACCAGCCAAGCAGATGTATGTTTCTGCACAGGAAATAGAAGAAGCCTTGCTTGCCAAGAAGAGTGTGGACAGACCAGTAGCAACTCCCATTGTGAAAAAGGTAATAAAGAACGAAGTCATCGAAATAGACTTGCACATCAATGAGTTACTGGATGACACCGGCAATATGAGCCATAAAGAAATCCTGGATTACCAACTTGGCAAGTTCCGTGAAGCTCTGGAAGAGAATAAGAACAATAAAGGACAAAAGATTGTCTTCATCCACGGAAAAGGTGACGGTGTATTGCGCAAAGCTATTCTTGAAGAATTGAGGTATAAGTACAAAACCTATCAAAGTCAGGATGCTTCTTTCAAGGAGTATGGATTTGGTGCTACTATGGTGACTATTAAATAA
- a CDS encoding S-adenosylmethionine:tRNA ribosyltransferase-isomerase, producing the protein MEETKHIKISEFNYPLPDERIAKFPLSVRDQSKLLVYKHGEISETIFTSLPELIPEGSLMIFNNTKVIQARLHFRKETGALIEIFCLEPIAPNDYVLSFQQTGKCSWLCMIGNLKKWKEGSLFRKIVVKGIPVVLKATRGERRGTSHWIYFSWNNNEITFSEILEVVGELPIPPYLNRETQESDKETYQTVYSKIDGSVAAPTAGLHFTERVMKDLEKHGVELEELTLHVGAGTFRPVKSEEIADHEMHTEFISVNRKTIERLIAHQCRAVAVGTTSVRTLESLYHMGVVLSNTPDATQEELHVKQWQPYKGLSELTAVEALQQILAYMDRHKINTLHSSTQIIIAPGYEYRIVKAMVTNFHQPQSTLLLLVSAFVQGNWKKIYDYALSHDFRFLSYGDSSLLIP; encoded by the coding sequence ATGGAAGAAACAAAACATATTAAGATAAGTGAGTTCAATTATCCGTTGCCGGATGAACGTATTGCGAAGTTCCCGCTTTCTGTGCGAGATCAGTCGAAGTTACTGGTGTATAAACATGGAGAAATAAGTGAAACTATTTTTACTTCTCTTCCGGAACTGATTCCGGAGGGAAGTTTGATGATTTTTAATAATACGAAGGTGATTCAGGCTCGTCTTCACTTTCGAAAAGAAACAGGTGCTTTGATTGAGATATTCTGTCTGGAACCAATTGCTCCGAATGATTATGTTCTTTCTTTTCAGCAGACCGGGAAATGCAGCTGGCTTTGCATGATTGGTAATCTGAAGAAATGGAAAGAAGGTTCTCTTTTCCGGAAGATTGTGGTAAAAGGGATACCGGTAGTATTGAAGGCTACCAGAGGAGAGCGCCGTGGCACAAGTCATTGGATTTATTTTTCATGGAACAATAATGAAATTACTTTCTCTGAAATATTAGAGGTTGTAGGTGAACTGCCTATTCCTCCTTATCTGAACAGAGAGACTCAGGAGAGTGATAAGGAAACCTACCAGACTGTATATTCAAAGATAGATGGTTCTGTTGCTGCCCCAACTGCCGGACTTCATTTCACTGAAAGGGTAATGAAGGATCTGGAAAAACATGGTGTGGAGCTGGAGGAACTGACTCTGCATGTGGGTGCCGGTACGTTCAGACCAGTGAAGAGTGAAGAAATTGCTGATCACGAAATGCATACGGAGTTTATTTCTGTAAACCGGAAAACGATAGAAAGGCTTATTGCTCATCAGTGCAGAGCAGTGGCTGTGGGTACTACTTCGGTGCGTACACTGGAAAGCCTTTATCACATGGGAGTGGTGTTGAGTAATACTCCTGATGCCACTCAAGAGGAACTGCATGTAAAACAATGGCAGCCGTATAAAGGTCTTTCTGAACTGACTGCTGTTGAGGCGCTTCAGCAGATTCTAGCCTATATGGATCGTCATAAGATAAATACGCTGCATAGCAGTACGCAGATCATTATTGCTCCAGGATATGAATATCGCATTGTAAAGGCGATGGTTACTAATTTCCACCAGCCACAGAGTACTTTATTGCTGCTTGTTTCGGCATTCGTACAAGGAAACTGGAAGAAGATATATGATTACGCGCTCAGTCACGATTTCCGTTTTCTGAGTTATGGAGATAGTTCGTTGCTTATTCCTTAA
- a CDS encoding Gfo/Idh/MocA family oxidoreductase: MKPINTALLSFGMSGRVFHAPFINLHEGFHLAGSWERSKKQIQKFYPEVHSYDSLEAVLNDDSIDLVVVNTPVYSHFEYAAKALKAGKHVVVEKAFTSTAAEAEELKAIALEQNKQIAVFQNRRWDSDFRTVKQVIESGVLGDINEMEIHFDRFNLELSPKKHKEEPNPGAGIVRDLGPHIIDQALYLFGMPEAIFADLRTTRPNSVVEDCLDILLYYPSFRVRIKGGYIVKEVLPAYIVHGTKGSFLKSRADVQEADLQKGLLPDTPNWGTEPEEEQGIINYDKDGTTIHEKIKTQQGNYLEFYNGVHTALTQNCPMPVTVDDGIRVMRVIEAAFRSSEARKAITVID, translated from the coding sequence ATGAAACCAATCAATACAGCCCTACTCTCTTTCGGAATGAGCGGAAGAGTGTTTCACGCACCTTTTATAAATCTGCACGAAGGTTTCCATCTTGCAGGTTCATGGGAAAGGAGCAAAAAACAAATCCAGAAATTTTATCCCGAAGTACATTCTTATGATTCACTGGAAGCTGTATTGAATGATGATTCTATTGATTTGGTTGTGGTGAATACTCCTGTTTATTCTCATTTTGAATATGCAGCAAAAGCTTTGAAGGCAGGAAAACATGTGGTAGTTGAGAAAGCTTTTACCTCCACAGCGGCAGAAGCTGAAGAACTTAAAGCGATCGCTCTGGAGCAGAACAAACAGATTGCCGTTTTCCAGAACAGAAGATGGGACAGTGATTTCAGAACAGTAAAGCAGGTTATTGAAAGTGGTGTACTTGGAGATATCAATGAAATGGAAATCCATTTCGACCGCTTTAACCTGGAGCTGAGTCCGAAAAAGCACAAAGAGGAACCTAACCCGGGAGCTGGAATTGTGAGAGATCTTGGTCCGCACATTATAGATCAGGCTTTGTACTTATTTGGTATGCCGGAAGCTATTTTTGCCGATCTAAGAACTACCCGCCCCAATTCTGTTGTTGAAGATTGTCTCGATATCCTTCTTTACTATCCTTCATTCAGAGTCAGAATAAAAGGGGGATATATTGTAAAAGAGGTTCTTCCTGCATACATTGTTCATGGCACAAAAGGCTCTTTCCTGAAATCTCGTGCCGATGTGCAGGAAGCTGATCTTCAGAAAGGATTACTACCTGATACTCCTAATTGGGGAACAGAACCGGAAGAAGAGCAAGGTATTATCAACTACGATAAAGATGGAACAACCATCCACGAAAAGATAAAGACACAGCAAGGCAATTATCTGGAATTTTATAACGGAGTACATACTGCTTTAACGCAAAACTGCCCCATGCCCGTTACGGTAGATGATGGCATCCGCGTGATGAGAGTAATTGAAGCTGCTTTCCGAAGCAGTGAAGCAAGAAAAGCAATAACTGTCATTGATTGA
- a CDS encoding GlsB/YeaQ/YmgE family stress response membrane protein, whose translation MGFIWYIVIGIIAGYIAGKIMRGGGFGLIVNLILGIIGGLVGGWVFGLLGIVAGGIIGSLVTATIGAILLLAVASLFSSRRH comes from the coding sequence ATGGGATTTATTTGGTACATTGTTATTGGAATAATAGCCGGTTATATTGCCGGGAAAATTATGAGAGGCGGAGGCTTTGGATTAATTGTTAATCTAATTTTGGGAATTATCGGCGGACTAGTAGGAGGATGGGTCTTTGGTTTGTTGGGTATTGTGGCTGGTGGGATTATCGGGAGTTTAGTTACAGCTACAATCGGTGCAATTTTACTACTAGCGGTTGCTTCACTTTTTTCATCAAGAAGGCATTAG
- the glmM gene encoding phosphoglucosamine mutase, which yields MTLIKSISGIRGTIGGQAGDGLNPLDIVKFTSAYATLIRKTCKSKSNKIVVGRDARISGKMVNNVVVGTLMGMGYDVVDIGLASTPTTELAVTMEGACGGIILTASHNPKQWNALKLLNEYGEFLNAAEGEEVLRIAEAEEFTFAEVDSLGAYREDLSYNQKHIDSVLALKLVDVEAIRKANFRVAIDCVNSVGGIILPDLFDALGVKHVEKLYCEPNGNFQHNPEPLEKNLGDIMNLMKSGKADVAFVVDPDVDRLAMICEDGKMYGEEYTLVTVADYVLKHTPGNTVSNLSSTRALRDVTRKYGQTYNAAAVGEVNVVTKMKDTNAVIGGEGNGGVIYPESHYGRDALVGIALFLSHLAHEGKKVSELRATYPPYFIAKNKVELTPAIDVDAILAKVKEIYAKEEINDIDGVKIDFPDKWVHLRKSNTEAIIRVYSEASTMEAAEEIGQKIMDVIADLAK from the coding sequence ATGACACTAATAAAATCAATTTCCGGTATCCGTGGAACCATTGGCGGACAAGCCGGTGACGGGTTAAACCCACTTGACATCGTGAAATTCACTTCTGCTTATGCAACGTTAATCAGAAAAACCTGCAAATCAAAAAGCAATAAAATTGTAGTAGGCCGCGATGCCCGTATCTCTGGAAAGATGGTTAATAATGTAGTTGTCGGTACCTTAATGGGTATGGGCTATGATGTAGTAGATATCGGTCTGGCTTCTACTCCAACTACAGAGCTTGCAGTTACCATGGAAGGCGCTTGTGGAGGTATCATTCTTACTGCCAGTCACAATCCAAAACAATGGAACGCACTGAAACTACTGAACGAGTATGGAGAATTCCTTAACGCAGCAGAAGGAGAAGAAGTACTTCGCATTGCTGAAGCTGAAGAGTTTACTTTTGCCGAAGTAGATAGTCTGGGGGCTTACCGTGAAGATTTAAGTTACAACCAAAAACATATAGACAGCGTACTTGCGCTGAAACTGGTTGATGTGGAAGCTATCCGCAAAGCAAACTTCAGAGTAGCCATTGACTGTGTAAACTCTGTGGGAGGAATTATTCTTCCTGATTTATTTGATGCACTGGGCGTGAAACATGTAGAAAAGCTGTATTGCGAACCTAACGGAAACTTCCAGCATAACCCCGAACCACTTGAAAAGAATTTGGGAGACATCATGAACCTGATGAAAAGCGGAAAAGCTGACGTTGCCTTCGTGGTTGACCCGGACGTAGACCGCCTTGCCATGATCTGTGAAGACGGAAAAATGTACGGAGAAGAATATACACTGGTAACTGTTGCCGACTATGTATTGAAACATACTCCTGGAAATACAGTTTCCAATCTGAGTTCAACTCGCGCACTTCGCGATGTAACCCGTAAATACGGACAAACATACAATGCTGCTGCTGTAGGCGAGGTAAACGTGGTAACTAAGATGAAAGATACAAATGCAGTTATCGGCGGTGAAGGTAATGGCGGAGTAATCTATCCTGAAAGTCACTACGGACGTGATGCATTGGTTGGTATCGCTCTCTTCCTTAGTCATCTGGCTCACGAAGGGAAAAAAGTCAGCGAATTAAGAGCTACTTATCCTCCATACTTTATCGCTAAGAACAAAGTAGAGTTAACTCCTGCAATTGACGTGGATGCTATTCTTGCAAAGGTTAAAGAAATCTATGCCAAAGAAGAAATCAACGATATTGATGGTGTAAAGATTGACTTCCCTGATAAATGGGTTCACCTGAGAAAGAGTAACACAGAAGCCATTATCCGTGTTTATTCAGAAGCCTCAACAATGGAAGCTGCGGAAGAAATTGGTCAGAAGATTATGGATGTAATTGCGGATTTGGCTAAATAA
- a CDS encoding NUDIX domain-containing protein produces the protein MNKDNSEEMFPLVDELGNITGAASRGECHSGSKLLHPVVHLHVFNEKGELFLQKRPAWKDIQPDKWDTAVGGHVDLGESAEQALKREVREEVGITEYDPQFITSYVFESKVEKELVFVYKTIYNGEIIPSKDELAGGRFWNIQEIKENIGKNIFTPNFEGEIKRVNLLPGLE, from the coding sequence ATGAATAAAGATAATAGTGAAGAGATGTTTCCGCTGGTTGATGAACTTGGGAATATAACCGGTGCTGCCTCAAGAGGGGAGTGCCACAGCGGAAGTAAATTGTTGCATCCGGTGGTGCATCTTCATGTGTTTAATGAAAAAGGGGAACTGTTTCTTCAGAAACGTCCGGCATGGAAAGATATTCAGCCCGATAAATGGGATACTGCCGTGGGTGGTCATGTGGATTTAGGCGAGAGTGCTGAGCAGGCACTTAAACGGGAAGTACGTGAGGAAGTTGGTATTACTGAATACGATCCTCAGTTTATTACCTCTTATGTGTTTGAATCTAAAGTTGAGAAAGAACTTGTCTTTGTGTATAAAACAATTTATAACGGTGAGATAATTCCCAGTAAAGATGAACTGGCCGGCGGACGATTCTGGAATATTCAGGAGATAAAAGAGAATATAGGAAAGAATATATTTACTCCGAATTTTGAAGGCGAGATTAAGCGTGTGAACTTGCTTCCCGGCCTTGAATAA